In one Pirellulales bacterium genomic region, the following are encoded:
- a CDS encoding acyl-CoA thioester hydrolase/BAAT C-terminal domain-containing protein, protein MTSLHKNRQIHWSVLLALLAVLNARSPVLAAGPSGNLESPGSNELPRSMVTLQITPDHPLMDERIGIRIAGLRPKRAILVTARTRSQDGLWWRSHAIFTSDSMGEIDLAAQAPVTGSYRGVDVMGLFWSMSPDAKPRNAEHGFFEIKDPSIPLDTELQVWDDAQLLAEANVVRSYGEYVVRASPAGNGVTGILYSPSDTGTHPAVLVIGGSDGGLGAPAVAMLLAAHGFTALSIAYFGLPGLPSSLEAIPMEDFTRAIDWLSRQPGVDSRFVAIYGESRGSEPALWVAANAAAVNAVVVRSPSHVLWGGVTAHHLPGAAAWTWHGRSPPYIPNHLSIGLWVSYGWDLLTARPVSQRALFLDNLKAFGDTADIDISVENIDGPILVLAGKDDQIWPSDLMARRIMARLREHGHAFADQLLEFENVGHPIPYLYVPINGDRQHSRFAVGGTVQGTVKAQAEAWPRIIAFLQSAARNSNNDRNATKVDSALISE, encoded by the coding sequence ATGACTTCACTTCACAAGAATAGGCAGATCCATTGGAGCGTCCTCCTGGCGCTGCTTGCAGTCCTCAACGCTCGATCCCCGGTGCTGGCCGCGGGGCCTTCAGGCAATCTCGAGTCGCCTGGGAGCAATGAGCTTCCGCGCTCAATGGTCACGCTCCAGATTACGCCGGATCATCCGCTGATGGACGAGCGCATTGGCATTAGGATTGCAGGCCTTCGCCCGAAACGTGCGATCTTGGTCACCGCAAGAACGCGATCACAAGATGGTCTATGGTGGCGCAGCCACGCGATCTTCACTTCTGACTCAATGGGAGAAATTGACCTCGCAGCGCAGGCGCCGGTGACTGGCAGCTATCGGGGGGTCGACGTGATGGGCCTCTTCTGGTCTATGTCACCAGATGCGAAGCCGAGGAATGCAGAGCATGGTTTTTTCGAAATCAAAGATCCGTCGATACCATTGGATACTGAGCTTCAGGTCTGGGATGACGCTCAGCTGCTCGCTGAGGCAAATGTGGTGCGAAGCTACGGCGAATACGTTGTTCGCGCATCGCCAGCAGGTAATGGCGTCACCGGAATCCTCTATTCACCGAGCGACACGGGCACTCATCCCGCCGTGCTTGTCATCGGCGGGTCGGACGGCGGCTTAGGGGCACCCGCCGTAGCGATGCTTCTCGCCGCTCACGGTTTCACTGCGCTGTCGATCGCCTATTTTGGCCTGCCGGGCTTGCCGTCGAGTCTCGAGGCAATTCCGATGGAGGACTTTACGCGAGCAATCGACTGGCTTAGCCGTCAACCCGGCGTTGATTCCAGGTTCGTTGCCATCTACGGTGAATCCCGCGGTTCCGAGCCTGCGCTTTGGGTGGCGGCAAACGCCGCCGCTGTGAACGCGGTGGTCGTCCGTTCGCCGAGCCATGTGCTTTGGGGTGGCGTCACCGCCCATCACCTGCCGGGTGCGGCAGCCTGGACGTGGCATGGACGATCGCCACCGTACATCCCCAATCATCTGTCGATCGGACTCTGGGTTTCGTACGGCTGGGATCTGCTGACTGCAAGACCCGTGTCTCAGCGCGCCCTATTTCTCGACAACCTGAAAGCCTTCGGCGACACCGCGGACATAGATATTAGCGTCGAGAATATCGACGGTCCGATACTGGTGCTTGCCGGGAAGGACGATCAGATCTGGCCGTCTGATCTGATGGCAAGGCGAATCATGGCGAGGCTTAGGGAGCATGGGCATGCCTTCGCCGACCAACTCTTGGAGTTCGAAAATGTCGGACATCCCATTCCGTACCTCTATGTGCCCATCAACGGCGACCGACAGCACTCGCGCTTCGCGGTGGGTGGCACGGTTCAGGGCACCGTCAAGGCTCAAGCGGAAGCATGGCCGAGGATCATCGCGTTTTTACAGTCCGCAGCTCGAAACTCAAACAACGATAGAAATGCCACCAAAGTGGATTCGGCACTCATCAGCGAATAG
- a CDS encoding alpha/beta hydrolase, translated as MVWEGRDINYFLGGQLGFALEAPGYTVRDYNYSLEGQVFSEKHLFDQITNFDYKRIAGEFAVPMFVIRGDHDCSAPTELAKKYLDSIIAPRKAFVTVPGVGHFAMFIKSDEFLKELVARVRPLAVRSK; from the coding sequence GAAGGTCGCGACATAAACTACTTTCTGGGCGGTCAGTTAGGATTTGCTCTGGAGGCGCCAGGTTACACAGTGCGCGACTACAACTATTCCTTGGAAGGCCAAGTCTTCAGCGAAAAACACCTCTTTGATCAGATCACCAATTTCGACTACAAGCGAATCGCGGGCGAGTTCGCCGTGCCGATGTTTGTCATCCGGGGCGATCACGACTGCAGTGCGCCGACGGAACTTGCGAAGAAATATCTTGATTCAATAATCGCGCCACGCAAAGCGTTTGTAACCGTTCCGGGCGTCGGGCATTTCGCAATGTTCATCAAGTCGGATGAATTCCTCAAGGAACTAGTCGCGCGAGTGCGCCCATTGGCCGTTAGGTCTAAGTAG